One window from the genome of Streptomyces sp. NBC_00287 encodes:
- a CDS encoding HAMP domain-containing sensor histidine kinase, which produces MITTPRPRRVRAFGLRTRLLLAFLLVAAVSAGTTAALTYREARNALLETAQDTAVTSFRDQVQQTGFGLPMQGGEGLEEILRDIARKGKPHPWVVFAEYGSLRASSGENPVSTVITPELRRTARANPHGSFERVVKDGVPYLTIAMPMVFKASPDSLLPSGLVLYAVMPMTDEQINVDALLMAARDGALPGLAIALIPGLIAARSVLRPVRELRHAARNMGSGRLDTRIRVRGSDELADLARTFNESAGQLERSVRELREAGERARRFASDVSHELRTPLAGMLAVTEVLDEDADRLDADTARAVRLVSAETGKLAVLVEDLMEISRFDARAADLNTDEVDVAEAIRKTLQNRHWTDGRVRVDLPGGIRAQLDPRRFDLVIANLVGNALRHGGTPVAVRLRTAARPEGPLVLITEVTDSGPGIRPEVLPHIFDRFYKADAARTRSTGSGLGLAITLENVKLHGGTIRAGNLPGGGAVFTVEIPLHAEEAGG; this is translated from the coding sequence GTGATCACGACCCCTCGTCCCCGTCGGGTCAGAGCGTTCGGGCTGCGTACGCGGCTGTTGCTCGCCTTCCTGCTGGTGGCCGCGGTCAGCGCCGGCACGACGGCCGCGCTGACCTACCGCGAGGCCCGCAACGCGCTGCTGGAGACCGCCCAGGACACGGCGGTCACGTCGTTCCGTGACCAGGTCCAGCAAACGGGCTTCGGACTGCCCATGCAGGGCGGGGAGGGCCTGGAGGAAATCCTGCGTGACATCGCCCGCAAGGGCAAACCGCACCCCTGGGTGGTGTTCGCCGAGTACGGCTCGCTGCGCGCCTCCTCGGGCGAGAACCCCGTCTCCACCGTCATCACACCCGAACTGCGCCGCACCGCGCGGGCCAACCCCCACGGCAGCTTCGAGCGGGTCGTCAAGGACGGCGTTCCCTACCTGACCATCGCCATGCCCATGGTCTTCAAAGCGAGCCCGGACAGCTTGCTGCCCAGCGGACTCGTCCTGTACGCCGTCATGCCGATGACCGACGAGCAGATCAACGTCGACGCCCTCCTCATGGCCGCCCGGGACGGCGCCCTGCCCGGCCTCGCCATCGCACTGATACCCGGCCTGATCGCCGCGCGCAGCGTGCTGCGCCCGGTGCGGGAACTGCGCCACGCGGCCCGGAACATGGGCAGCGGCAGACTCGACACCCGGATCCGGGTGCGCGGCAGCGACGAACTGGCCGACCTGGCACGCACCTTCAACGAGTCGGCGGGCCAACTGGAGCGCTCCGTACGGGAACTGCGCGAAGCCGGGGAACGCGCCCGCCGCTTCGCCTCCGACGTCTCGCACGAACTGCGCACCCCCCTCGCCGGGATGCTCGCCGTCACCGAGGTCCTCGACGAGGACGCGGATCGCCTGGACGCCGACACCGCCCGGGCGGTACGGCTGGTCAGCGCAGAGACCGGAAAACTCGCCGTGCTCGTCGAGGACCTGATGGAGATCTCCCGCTTCGACGCACGCGCGGCCGACCTCAACACCGACGAGGTCGACGTCGCCGAGGCGATCCGCAAAACCCTGCAGAACCGGCACTGGACCGATGGCAGGGTCCGCGTCGACCTGCCCGGCGGCATCCGGGCCCAGCTCGACCCGCGCCGCTTCGACCTCGTGATCGCCAACCTCGTCGGCAACGCCCTGCGGCACGGCGGCACGCCCGTCGCAGTACGCCTGCGCACCGCGGCCCGCCCCGAGGGCCCACTCGTGTTGATCACCGAGGTCACGGACAGCGGCCCCGGCATCCGGCCCGAGGTGCTTCCGCACATCTTCGACCGCTTCTACAAGGCCGACGCGGCCCGCACCCGTTCGACGGGCAGCGGCCTGGGGCTGGCGATCACCCTGGAGAACGTGAAGCTGCACGGCGGAACGATCCGCGCGGGGAACCTGCCCGGGGGCGGCGCCGTCTTCACCGTCGAGATACCGCTCCACGCGGAGGAGGCCGGGGGATGA
- a CDS encoding response regulator transcription factor has translation MSRVLLIEDDPSVREGVEIGLRRRGHEVRAAATGETGLAALAEFRPDLLLLDLMLPGMNGVQVCRQVREHSQLPIIMLTARGDDFDVVVGLEAGADDYIVKPARPEVIEARIRAVLRRLDDSPGRPAIEVYGQLTIDRVGLTVTKAGRRLTLAPSELKLLLYLSAAPAQVFSRQQLLERVWEHSFHADARLVDACIARLRGKIEDEAGSPRYVQTLRGFGYRFGPL, from the coding sequence ATGTCCCGCGTGCTCCTCATCGAGGACGACCCTTCCGTACGCGAGGGGGTCGAAATCGGTCTGCGCCGCCGCGGCCACGAGGTACGAGCGGCCGCGACCGGCGAGACCGGTCTCGCCGCGCTGGCCGAATTCCGCCCCGATTTGCTGCTGCTGGACCTGATGCTGCCCGGGATGAACGGCGTACAGGTCTGCCGGCAGGTCCGCGAGCACAGCCAACTGCCGATCATCATGCTCACCGCACGCGGCGACGACTTCGACGTGGTCGTCGGCCTGGAAGCCGGTGCCGACGACTACATCGTCAAGCCCGCCCGCCCCGAGGTGATCGAGGCCCGGATCCGTGCCGTACTGCGCCGCCTGGACGACAGCCCCGGCCGCCCGGCCATCGAGGTCTACGGCCAACTCACCATCGACCGGGTCGGACTGACCGTCACCAAAGCCGGCCGGCGGCTCACGCTCGCTCCCTCGGAGCTCAAGCTCTTGCTGTATCTCTCCGCCGCCCCTGCGCAGGTGTTCAGCAGGCAGCAACTGCTGGAGCGCGTCTGGGAGCACAGCTTCCACGCCGACGCCCGGCTGGTCGACGCCTGCATCGCACGCCTGCGCGGCAAGATCGAGGACGAGGCCGGCAGCCCCCGCTACGTCCAGACACTGCGGGGCTTCGGCTACCGCTTCGGGCCGCTGTGA